Proteins encoded together in one Chelonoidis abingdonii isolate Lonesome George chromosome 1, CheloAbing_2.0, whole genome shotgun sequence window:
- the GJA5 gene encoding gap junction alpha-5 protein isoform X2, whose translation MDNWTFLGEFLEEVHKHSTVVGKVWLTVLFIFRMLVLGTAAESSWGDEQSDFMCDTRQPGCENVCYDKAFPISHIRYWVLQVIFVSTPSLVYMGHAMHTVRIEEKRKMKEAEMRPKGIRSSDDSYHQQEYPVAEKAELSSGEESSGKIILQGSLLNTYVYSILIRITMEVAFIVGQYILYGIFLQTLYTCHRDPCPHPVNCYVSRPTEKNVFIIFMLSVAVLSLLLSLAELYHLGWKKAKQKYAKSYKPSPTMAAGKLEPAPQVEMAQSCTPPPDFNQCLVNSNGKFISPFSNKMASQQNTDNFATERVHTQDNAAEEGQFIQINYAQSPEAPNDSAPHQVSNGYFNEKRRLSKTSRASSKARSP comes from the exons ATGGATAACTGGACCTTCCTGGGAGAGTTCCTTGAAGAGGTCCACAAGCATTCCACTGTGGTGGGGAAAGTCTGGCTGACGGTGCTTTTCATCTTCCGGATGCTGGTCCTGGGCACAGCGGCGGAGTCCTCATGGGGAGATGAGCAGTCTGATTTCATGTGTGACACACGGCAGCCTGGCTGTGAGAACGTTTGCTATGATAAGGCTTTCCCCATCTCCCACATCAGGTACTGGGTCCTTCAGGTCATCTTCGTCTCCACTCCGTCCCTGGTGTACATGGGGCATGCGATGCACACGGTGCGCAtagaggagaagagaaaaatgaaggagGCAGAAATGAGGCCAAAGGGGATTAGAAGCAGTGATGACTCTTACCACCAACAGGAGTACCCTGTGGCAGAGAAGGCAGAGCTCTCCAGTGGGGAGGAATCAAGTGGGAAAATAATACTCCAGGGTAGCTTGCTGAACACCTATGTCTACAGCATTTTGATCCGCATCACAATGGAAGTGGCCTTCATCGTTGGACAATACATCCTCTACGGGATCTTCCTGCAGACCCTGTACACCTGTCACCGGGACCCCTGCCCTCACCCCGTGAACTGCTACGTCTCGCGGCCCACAGAGAAGAACGTCTTCATCATCTTCATGCTGTCCGTGGCGGTGTTGTCGCTCTTGTTGAGCCTGGCCGAGCTGTACCACCTGGGGTGGAAAAAAGCCAAGCAGAAGTATGCTAAATCTTACAAACCCAGCCCCACTATGGCTGCTGGCaaactggagcctgcaccccaagtgGAGATGGCTCAAAGTTGCACTCCCCCTCCAGATTTTAATCAGTGTTTGGTCAATTCCAATGGGAAATTCATCAGCCCTTTCAGCAATAAAATGGCCTCTCAGCAGAACACGGACAACTTTGCCACTGAGAGGGTCCACACTCAAGACAATGCAGCTGAAGAAGGCCAATTTATCCAGATCAACTATGCACAGAGTCCTGAGGCACCCAATGACTCTGCCCCCCACCAGGTCTCTAATGGCTATTTCAATGAGAAACGCAGGCTCAGCAAGACCAGCCGCGCCAGCAGTAAGGCTAG GTCACCCTGA
- the GJA5 gene encoding gap junction alpha-5 protein isoform X1 — MDNWTFLGEFLEEVHKHSTVVGKVWLTVLFIFRMLVLGTAAESSWGDEQSDFMCDTRQPGCENVCYDKAFPISHIRYWVLQVIFVSTPSLVYMGHAMHTVRIEEKRKMKEAEMRPKGIRSSDDSYHQQEYPVAEKAELSSGEESSGKIILQGSLLNTYVYSILIRITMEVAFIVGQYILYGIFLQTLYTCHRDPCPHPVNCYVSRPTEKNVFIIFMLSVAVLSLLLSLAELYHLGWKKAKQKYAKSYKPSPTMAAGKLEPAPQVEMAQSCTPPPDFNQCLVNSNGKFISPFSNKMASQQNTDNFATERVHTQDNAAEEGQFIQINYAQSPEAPNDSAPHQVSNGYFNEKRRLSKTSRASSKARSDDLSV, encoded by the coding sequence ATGGATAACTGGACCTTCCTGGGAGAGTTCCTTGAAGAGGTCCACAAGCATTCCACTGTGGTGGGGAAAGTCTGGCTGACGGTGCTTTTCATCTTCCGGATGCTGGTCCTGGGCACAGCGGCGGAGTCCTCATGGGGAGATGAGCAGTCTGATTTCATGTGTGACACACGGCAGCCTGGCTGTGAGAACGTTTGCTATGATAAGGCTTTCCCCATCTCCCACATCAGGTACTGGGTCCTTCAGGTCATCTTCGTCTCCACTCCGTCCCTGGTGTACATGGGGCATGCGATGCACACGGTGCGCAtagaggagaagagaaaaatgaaggagGCAGAAATGAGGCCAAAGGGGATTAGAAGCAGTGATGACTCTTACCACCAACAGGAGTACCCTGTGGCAGAGAAGGCAGAGCTCTCCAGTGGGGAGGAATCAAGTGGGAAAATAATACTCCAGGGTAGCTTGCTGAACACCTATGTCTACAGCATTTTGATCCGCATCACAATGGAAGTGGCCTTCATCGTTGGACAATACATCCTCTACGGGATCTTCCTGCAGACCCTGTACACCTGTCACCGGGACCCCTGCCCTCACCCCGTGAACTGCTACGTCTCGCGGCCCACAGAGAAGAACGTCTTCATCATCTTCATGCTGTCCGTGGCGGTGTTGTCGCTCTTGTTGAGCCTGGCCGAGCTGTACCACCTGGGGTGGAAAAAAGCCAAGCAGAAGTATGCTAAATCTTACAAACCCAGCCCCACTATGGCTGCTGGCaaactggagcctgcaccccaagtgGAGATGGCTCAAAGTTGCACTCCCCCTCCAGATTTTAATCAGTGTTTGGTCAATTCCAATGGGAAATTCATCAGCCCTTTCAGCAATAAAATGGCCTCTCAGCAGAACACGGACAACTTTGCCACTGAGAGGGTCCACACTCAAGACAATGCAGCTGAAGAAGGCCAATTTATCCAGATCAACTATGCACAGAGTCCTGAGGCACCCAATGACTCTGCCCCCCACCAGGTCTCTAATGGCTATTTCAATGAGAAACGCAGGCTCAGCAAGACCAGCCGCGCCAGCAGTAAGGCTAGGTCAGATGACCTGTCCGTGTGA